Proteins encoded in a region of the Terriglobia bacterium genome:
- a CDS encoding sigma-70 family RNA polymerase sigma factor, whose product MDPHTGEVTRLLNDLRSGKKDAEAQLFSVVYDELRRLAAGYLRRERPDHTLQPTALVHEAYLRLVEQTEQNWQNRAHFLGIGARLMRQILVDHARKHNAGKRGGGEQPVSLYDFEVAAPGILSPEELIVLDDALSKLEAFDHRLSRIVELRFFGGLTEEEISHLLGISVRTVKRDWSVARAWLYAEITK is encoded by the coding sequence ATGGACCCTCATACTGGAGAAGTTACTCGTCTCCTCAACGATCTGCGTAGCGGCAAGAAGGACGCGGAGGCCCAGCTTTTTTCTGTTGTCTATGATGAGCTGCGTCGCCTTGCAGCCGGCTATCTTCGCCGGGAACGGCCCGATCATACTTTGCAGCCCACGGCTCTTGTTCATGAGGCCTACCTTCGGCTGGTAGAGCAAACAGAACAGAATTGGCAGAATCGGGCCCACTTTCTAGGCATCGGGGCACGTTTGATGCGCCAGATTCTGGTCGATCATGCGCGGAAACACAATGCCGGCAAGCGTGGAGGGGGAGAACAGCCGGTCTCGCTCTATGATTTTGAGGTTGCTGCCCCCGGCATCCTGAGCCCGGAGGAGTTGATTGTCCTGGACGACGCGCTTTCCAAACTTGAAGCCTTTGACCACCGCCTAAGCCGGATTGTTGAGCTTAGGTTCTTTGGGGGGCTCACAGAAGAAGAAATCAGCCATCTATTAGGGATTTCAGTCCGTACTGTCAAACGCGATTGGAGCGTGGCTCGAGCTTGGCTTTACGCAGAGATAACAAAATAG
- a CDS encoding sigma-70 family RNA polymerase sigma factor produces the protein MDPQELSSQELVQLCLAQQDEAMWLEFVRRFQPLIAGVVLKSIRRWARVTPEVVDDLVHDTYVKLFANNCRALRRFNFEHDHSFFGFLKCVASNVVQDHLRSTYSQKRGSGRDDEDLEVIQHSVAADNRPADAMEREVLIREIEKCLVCQPSDDNVTRDCTLFWLYYRQGLTAKAISRLPGIGLTVKGVESSLLRTTRLVRERMGNPPLRKKKTSGRDRPGKVARQSKLSPGRPS, from the coding sequence ATGGACCCTCAAGAGCTGTCATCGCAAGAATTAGTGCAGCTTTGTCTCGCCCAGCAAGATGAAGCCATGTGGTTGGAATTCGTGCGTCGTTTTCAGCCACTGATAGCCGGCGTGGTGCTCAAGAGCATACGCCGCTGGGCTCGTGTTACGCCCGAAGTGGTGGATGACTTGGTCCATGATACCTACGTCAAGCTTTTTGCCAACAACTGCCGGGCTTTACGCCGGTTCAACTTTGAGCACGACCATTCGTTCTTCGGCTTCCTCAAATGTGTGGCCTCCAACGTGGTTCAAGACCACCTCCGCAGCACCTACAGCCAGAAACGCGGCAGTGGACGCGACGATGAAGACCTGGAAGTGATCCAACACAGCGTTGCCGCCGACAACCGCCCTGCCGACGCCATGGAACGCGAGGTGCTCATACGTGAAATCGAGAAATGCCTGGTGTGCCAGCCTTCTGACGACAACGTTACCCGCGACTGCACCCTCTTCTGGCTCTACTACCGGCAAGGACTTACAGCCAAAGCCATCTCTCGTTTACCCGGAATCGGCCTTACAGTGAAAGGCGTGGAGAGCAGCTTGCTGCGCACGACCCGGTTGGTGCGCGAGCGGATGGGCAACCCTCCGTTAAGAAAGAAGAAGACCTCTGGACGTGACCGGCCCGGCAAGGTGGCGCGACAAAGTAAACTTAGCCCAGGGCGGCCTTCATAG